One region of Oceanipulchritudo coccoides genomic DNA includes:
- a CDS encoding endonuclease NucS domain-containing protein: MKNYHRLMLGAKSIYAAECLAGGFVGVNFEIHQDLTGQLPDEWREFNKKFIPVFLEARPEKTKIAAGLACGALWTVAKGMQLGDILLCPDGSGQYHLGQVSGPYEYKENEILPHRRAVQWLNKSIDRSDMSDALKGSCGSALTVSNLTRHSMEIDKLMAGIITPEPGGEDSTVEDPSAFALEKHLEDFLVTNWSSTELSHEYDIFQDNGDIIGQQYPTDTGPIDILAVSKDGKRLLVIELKKGRASDRVVGQIARYMGYVKEELAENGQTVEGVIIALEDDKRVRWALSVVPNVKFYRYQVSFKLVGS; this comes from the coding sequence ATGAAAAATTACCATAGATTAATGTTGGGAGCGAAGAGCATCTATGCTGCTGAATGCCTTGCTGGCGGCTTTGTAGGCGTTAACTTTGAGATTCACCAAGACCTGACGGGCCAGTTGCCTGATGAGTGGAGAGAATTTAATAAAAAGTTCATTCCGGTGTTCTTGGAGGCACGGCCTGAGAAAACAAAGATTGCAGCAGGGCTTGCCTGTGGGGCCCTGTGGACTGTGGCGAAAGGAATGCAATTAGGAGACATCCTGCTCTGTCCTGATGGATCAGGACAATATCATCTTGGGCAGGTTTCTGGCCCTTACGAGTATAAGGAAAATGAAATTCTGCCACATCGTCGGGCTGTGCAGTGGTTGAATAAATCAATCGACCGTAGTGATATGTCTGACGCATTGAAAGGCTCCTGCGGGTCTGCTTTGACCGTTAGTAATCTAACCCGTCATAGCATGGAAATTGATAAGCTAATGGCTGGAATTATAACACCGGAACCCGGAGGTGAAGATTCTACGGTTGAGGATCCCTCGGCATTTGCATTGGAAAAACATCTTGAGGATTTCCTTGTGACTAACTGGTCCTCAACGGAGCTGTCTCATGAGTATGACATTTTTCAGGACAACGGGGATATAATAGGCCAACAGTATCCCACGGACACTGGCCCAATCGACATTCTCGCTGTCAGCAAAGACGGTAAAAGACTCCTGGTTATCGAACTTAAGAAGGGCAGGGCCAGCGACAGGGTGGTCGGGCAGATTGCCCGCTACATGGGGTATGTGAAAGAGGAGTTGGCGGAGAACGGTCAAACGGTAGAGGGCGTAATCATTGCCCTAGAAGACGACAAGCGAGTTCGCTGGGCATTGTCAGTCGTGCCAAATGTGAAATTTTATCGGTATCAGGTGTCTTTTAAATTGGTGGGGTCTTAA
- a CDS encoding restriction endonuclease subunit S has product MATEVPIVEVGQVASSISETHSFNKEELIFLNTSDIHNGGLLHRNYSSVKDWPGQAKKSIRLDDILFSEIRPANGRWAYIDFEANDYVVSTKLMVIRANKEKVFPRYLYQFLTSTHTTNWLQHLAESRSGTFPQITFDQVSSLEIYLPPLPEQKAIAHILGTLDDKIELNRKMNETLEAMARALFKSWFVDFDPVRVKMDGRQPAGMDAETAKLFPSKFVESELGPIPEGWEVAPLFEIIEILSGGTPKTSVDEYWNGNIPWYSVKDSPQETDVWVINTEKNVSQLGIDNSAAKILPENTTIISARGTVGKLALVGVPMAMNQSCYGIRGVSGFDNIFIYFLIKEAIGDLQQRTHGTVFDTITRQTFDTLNATVMPAEITNVFGSAAGNFLNRIKSNLMESRTLANLRDTLLPKLLSGELSVTEAEEMAS; this is encoded by the coding sequence ATGGCGACTGAAGTCCCAATTGTTGAAGTTGGACAAGTAGCATCTTCCATTTCTGAAACTCACAGTTTCAATAAGGAGGAGCTAATATTTTTAAACACTTCGGATATTCATAATGGAGGTCTTCTGCACCGCAATTATTCCTCCGTCAAGGATTGGCCGGGGCAGGCCAAAAAATCTATCCGTTTGGATGACATTCTTTTTAGTGAAATCAGGCCAGCAAACGGAAGGTGGGCATACATAGATTTTGAAGCGAACGATTATGTGGTTTCTACGAAATTAATGGTAATAAGGGCAAATAAGGAGAAAGTTTTCCCGAGGTATCTTTATCAGTTTCTGACGAGCACGCACACCACAAATTGGCTCCAACATCTTGCGGAATCTCGCTCTGGCACATTTCCACAAATCACATTTGATCAAGTTTCATCATTAGAAATTTATCTCCCCCCTCTCCCCGAACAAAAAGCCATCGCCCACATCCTCGGCACGCTTGACGACAAGATAGAGCTGAACCGCAAGATGAACGAGACGCTGGAGGCCATGGCCCGGGCCCTGTTCAAGAGTTGGTTTGTCGATTTTGATCCTGTCCGTGTCAAGATGGATGGCCGCCAGCCCGCCGGAATGGATGCCGAGACCGCTAAGCTCTTCCCCAGTAAGTTTGTCGAGTCGGAGCTGGGACCGATCCCTGAGGGGTGGGAGGTTGCTCCTTTGTTTGAAATTATAGAGATTCTCAGTGGTGGAACACCCAAGACATCAGTAGACGAATATTGGAATGGTAACATTCCTTGGTATTCCGTTAAAGATTCTCCCCAGGAGACTGATGTATGGGTAATTAATACTGAAAAAAATGTTTCTCAACTTGGAATTGACAACAGTGCCGCAAAGATTCTTCCCGAGAATACAACGATTATTAGTGCCCGCGGAACTGTTGGTAAGTTAGCCTTAGTGGGTGTGCCCATGGCAATGAATCAATCATGCTATGGGATTCGTGGAGTTTCTGGATTCGATAATATCTTTATCTACTTCCTCATCAAAGAAGCTATTGGGGATCTTCAACAAAGAACTCATGGGACTGTCTTTGATACAATCACTCGGCAAACTTTCGATACATTGAATGCAACGGTTATGCCTGCAGAAATTACCAATGTTTTCGGCTCCGCAGCAGGAAATTTTTTGAACAGAATTAAATCAAATCTTATGGAGTCCCGCACCCTCGCCAACCTCCGAGACACCCTTCTCCCCAAACTACTTAGTGGGGAACTATCCGTGACCGAAGCCGAGGAGATGGCCTCATGA
- a CDS encoding type I restriction-modification system subunit M, translated as MPPKKKTAKKNANSTANIGFEAKLWLAADKLRSNMDAAEYKHVVLGLIFLKYISDSFEEMHAKLAAGEGDFEGADPEDADEYKAENVFWVPKEARWANLQANAKQPTIGKIVDDAMVAIERDNPRLKGVLPKDYARPALDKHRLGELIDLVSTIGLGDKENRSKDVLGRVYEYFLSQFASAEGKRGGQFYTPSYVVRLLVEMLAPYHGRVYDPCCGSGGMFVQSEKFVLEHGGRIGDISVYGQESNSTTRRLAVMNLAIRGIEADFGPEHADTFRRDLHKDLKADFVLANPPFNDSDWHRNEDDVRWQFGIPPKGNANFAWVQHFLHHLAPNGTAGFVLANGSMSSNQSGEGEIRKAMIEADLVDCMVALPGQLFYSTAIPVCLWFLTRNKSARESKGGEAIRSRHRETLFIDARKMGTLVDRVHRELTEEDIAKISDTYHLWRWDIEKTLEIAEKKGIQLSLSAPYEDIPGFCKSASTEEIEKHGYVLTPGRYVGAEDVEDDGEPFEEKMPRLVTELEAQFEESARLEKEILRNLRGLRYGD; from the coding sequence ATGCCCCCGAAGAAGAAGACTGCCAAAAAGAACGCCAATTCCACCGCCAACATCGGATTTGAGGCCAAGCTCTGGCTGGCTGCCGACAAGCTGCGCAGCAACATGGATGCGGCGGAATACAAGCATGTGGTGCTGGGGCTGATTTTCCTGAAGTATATCTCCGACAGCTTTGAGGAGATGCACGCCAAGCTGGCGGCGGGAGAGGGGGACTTTGAGGGAGCCGACCCGGAGGATGCGGACGAATATAAGGCCGAGAATGTGTTCTGGGTCCCCAAGGAGGCCCGTTGGGCCAATCTCCAGGCCAATGCCAAGCAACCGACGATCGGGAAGATTGTCGATGATGCCATGGTGGCCATTGAGCGGGACAATCCACGGTTGAAGGGAGTATTGCCCAAGGACTATGCCCGTCCTGCTCTGGATAAGCACCGTCTGGGTGAGCTGATTGACCTTGTCAGCACAATTGGCCTGGGCGACAAGGAGAACCGTTCCAAGGATGTCCTGGGACGGGTCTACGAGTATTTCCTGTCCCAATTTGCCAGTGCCGAGGGCAAGCGGGGAGGGCAGTTCTATACGCCTTCCTATGTGGTGCGCTTGCTGGTCGAGATGCTGGCCCCGTATCATGGACGCGTCTATGACCCCTGCTGCGGCTCGGGCGGGATGTTTGTCCAGTCGGAGAAGTTTGTCCTGGAGCACGGGGGCCGGATCGGGGACATCTCCGTCTATGGACAGGAGAGCAATTCCACAACCCGGCGCCTGGCGGTCATGAACCTCGCTATTCGGGGAATCGAGGCGGACTTCGGTCCTGAGCATGCCGATACCTTTCGTCGTGACCTTCACAAGGACTTGAAGGCTGACTTTGTCCTGGCTAATCCCCCCTTCAACGATTCGGACTGGCATCGCAATGAGGACGATGTCCGCTGGCAGTTTGGTATCCCGCCCAAGGGCAACGCCAACTTTGCCTGGGTGCAGCATTTTCTTCATCACCTGGCCCCGAACGGGACAGCGGGATTTGTCCTCGCCAATGGCAGCATGTCATCCAACCAGTCGGGGGAGGGTGAGATTCGTAAGGCGATGATTGAGGCGGATTTGGTCGATTGCATGGTAGCCCTGCCAGGGCAGTTGTTTTACTCCACGGCTATTCCAGTCTGTCTCTGGTTCCTGACCCGTAACAAGTCGGCCCGGGAGTCAAAAGGTGGTGAGGCTATCCGGTCCCGGCATCGTGAGACCCTGTTCATTGATGCACGCAAGATGGGAACACTCGTCGATCGTGTGCACCGGGAATTGACTGAGGAGGACATTGCCAAGATTTCCGACACATACCATTTGTGGCGATGGGATATAGAAAAAACTCTGGAGATCGCTGAGAAGAAGGGTATCCAATTGAGTTTGTCAGCCCCTTACGAGGACATTCCCGGATTCTGCAAATCGGCTTCTACTGAGGAGATTGAGAAGCACGGCTATGTCCTGACGCCAGGTCGCTATGTTGGGGCTGAGGATGTCGAGGATGATGGCGAGCCCTTCGAGGAGAAGATGCCGCGGCTGGTGACGGAACTTGAGGCGCAGTTTGAGGAGTCGGCGAGGTTGGAGAAGGAAATTCTTAGAAATTTAAGAGGACTTCGATATGGCGACTGA
- a CDS encoding tetratricopeptide repeat protein produces MKVLLCGDGLEPVKWWSMIRRAYSRERPCRVELLQVSSLPEMGALCDRYDPELLIVVLNNDSTEGRDNAPNQVYFSDYILLNTLKHLQYSFGRPLMCISETLEENLANLCKEDGSFPYIPISSIESEIYKIYIRNYMGGENYFSDPLPLSLVNFGKIVERAKKGSAKAQADLFMYHSNWYGLNDYKKSVYWLKLAAENGNVQSRSSLGMMYFRGEVVSKDLGRGLSWIEKAAQNDHMYSQNALGEFYAKGEGVLKDEKKAYYWHHRAAELGYGKSQLAVALMNYNGVGVPVDRKQAKSWFLKAAKQNVPEAQYYLCKIYATEEPVSLVESYKWLLFAKCSYLSADKSSKISKEFEEWLDHYKQMLSSEDMKAVKSRADDFFNKYLKSPEPASFSWFK; encoded by the coding sequence ATGAAAGTGCTTCTTTGCGGCGATGGGTTAGAACCGGTGAAATGGTGGAGTATGATCCGACGGGCTTATTCCAGAGAAAGACCCTGCCGTGTAGAATTACTCCAGGTGAGCTCACTACCGGAGATGGGAGCGTTGTGTGATCGGTATGATCCGGAATTGCTTATTGTCGTTTTGAATAACGATTCAACGGAAGGGCGTGATAATGCGCCCAATCAGGTTTATTTTTCAGACTATATTCTTCTGAATACATTAAAGCACCTGCAATATAGTTTTGGAAGGCCGCTGATGTGCATCTCTGAAACGTTGGAAGAGAATTTAGCGAATCTATGCAAGGAGGATGGCTCTTTTCCGTATATACCCATATCGTCAATAGAATCTGAGATCTACAAAATCTATATAAGGAATTATATGGGTGGGGAAAATTATTTCAGCGACCCGTTGCCTCTTTCCCTAGTCAATTTTGGTAAGATAGTTGAGCGGGCCAAGAAAGGTAGTGCGAAGGCTCAAGCCGACTTGTTTATGTACCACTCTAATTGGTATGGTCTAAACGACTACAAAAAGTCTGTTTATTGGCTTAAGCTGGCCGCAGAGAACGGGAATGTACAATCCCGGTCTTCATTGGGCATGATGTATTTTCGTGGAGAGGTTGTATCCAAAGATCTTGGCCGTGGATTATCGTGGATTGAAAAGGCAGCCCAAAATGATCACATGTACTCACAGAATGCATTGGGTGAATTTTATGCCAAGGGGGAGGGTGTGCTAAAAGATGAGAAAAAAGCATACTATTGGCACCATAGAGCGGCAGAGCTGGGCTATGGGAAGTCCCAGTTAGCCGTGGCCCTGATGAATTATAACGGGGTCGGTGTTCCTGTAGATCGAAAGCAGGCTAAAAGTTGGTTTCTAAAGGCCGCTAAACAGAATGTTCCTGAGGCACAGTACTACCTCTGTAAAATTTATGCAACGGAGGAACCGGTCAGTCTTGTTGAGTCTTATAAGTGGCTCCTCTTTGCTAAATGCAGTTATCTTTCTGCTGATAAAAGCTCTAAAATTTCCAAAGAATTTGAGGAATGGCTGGATCATTACAAACAGATGCTGAGTTCTGAAGACATGAAAGCTGTAAAATCCAGAGCCGATGATTTCTTCAACAAATATTTGAAGTCCCCGGAACCAGCGTCCTTTTCCTGGTTCAAATAA
- a CDS encoding lectin-like protein yields MESAPFLSTFDNRYIGHVDLQILLGIGGAETVQLIFNGFPPIPDTDGDGLDDEEETNYGTDPNDPDTDGDGLNDFDELFLYETNPLLADSDGDGIDDRTELGLNRFNLIVGSFTWGQAKVDAEANDGHLATFTSQGEWDIAMESIGAGALDSISGAWIGANDIDTEGNWTWVTGEPFTFELWALGQPDDFNNSDVAEVSGGFGASIGEWFDTGLTVTREAYIIESAVLTDPTLSDSDDDGLDDGVEIALGTDPNDADTDDDGLADGDEQTKSLTNPLLADSDNNGTADSDEDFDGDGLTTGVEVNTYGTDPRLKDTDGDQIGDGDEVNLLLTDPTLQDSDDDGTLDGLEDFDGDGLTNLDELSTHLTDPTLADTDGDFLTDGQEINQTLTNPLLEDSDENGTNDNLEDLDGDNLSNFDELNLYRTNPALADTDGDSLADDFEVSYNDSLFYVIEGALTYSQAEADANIRGGRVASFLDGSEYTDFVLQLRQVVSGNFWISLTDSVTEGSWIWGDGTALNYNRWYSGQPDGGMFESNVVILSDTASWADSNSEFVADGYIFEFVGLNPNESDTDGDGLEDAEELNTHSTDPLGWDSDQDGLSDGDEVNIHGSDPLLIDTDEDGLDDYTEVVVYASNPNSQDSDGDGFLDKFEVESGFDPTSDTSVPGAFAEIYPAVEFTFNAVLGVTYQIEKSTDLNTWTVLEAGIPGNGSSISRFYQSRTGDKQFYRAGPEE; encoded by the coding sequence ATGGAGTCCGCCCCATTCCTAAGCACCTTTGATAATCGGTATATTGGCCATGTTGACCTTCAGATTCTACTGGGCATTGGCGGAGCCGAAACGGTTCAGTTAATCTTCAATGGCTTCCCACCGATTCCCGACACCGACGGTGACGGGCTGGACGATGAGGAGGAAACGAATTATGGCACCGACCCGAATGATCCTGATACGGACGGAGATGGCTTGAATGATTTTGATGAGCTTTTCCTCTATGAGACCAATCCACTCCTTGCCGATTCGGACGGCGATGGGATCGATGACCGAACAGAATTGGGTTTAAATAGATTCAACCTAATTGTCGGGTCCTTCACATGGGGTCAGGCCAAGGTGGATGCAGAGGCAAATGATGGGCACCTTGCGACATTTACGAGTCAGGGAGAGTGGGACATTGCCATGGAATCAATCGGAGCCGGTGCTTTGGACAGTATCTCAGGCGCTTGGATCGGGGCCAACGATATAGACACTGAAGGCAATTGGACATGGGTCACTGGGGAGCCTTTTACCTTTGAACTTTGGGCGCTTGGGCAGCCGGATGATTTTAACAACTCCGATGTTGCCGAGGTGAGTGGGGGATTCGGTGCCTCCATTGGAGAATGGTTTGATACGGGCCTGACGGTTACCCGTGAGGCGTATATTATTGAGTCCGCCGTATTGACCGATCCAACCCTGAGTGATTCTGATGATGACGGGTTGGATGATGGCGTTGAAATTGCCTTGGGGACTGACCCCAATGATGCAGATACCGATGACGATGGGCTCGCGGACGGCGACGAACAGACCAAGTCATTGACGAATCCCCTGCTCGCGGATTCCGATAACAACGGCACAGCGGATTCCGATGAGGACTTTGATGGGGATGGGCTGACAACCGGTGTTGAAGTGAATACATACGGAACAGATCCTCGCCTGAAAGACACCGACGGAGACCAGATTGGTGACGGCGACGAGGTAAATCTGCTCCTTACCGATCCAACCCTTCAGGATTCTGATGATGACGGCACCCTGGATGGACTGGAAGATTTTGATGGGGATGGGCTCACAAACCTCGATGAGCTAAGTACTCATTTAACCGATCCAACCCTAGCCGATACAGATGGGGACTTTCTTACAGATGGTCAGGAGATCAACCAGACCCTGACAAATCCTCTTTTAGAGGATAGCGATGAGAATGGTACAAATGACAACCTTGAGGATCTGGACGGGGATAATCTAAGCAATTTCGACGAATTGAACCTGTACCGAACAAATCCAGCTCTTGCTGATACCGATGGAGACAGCTTAGCGGATGACTTTGAAGTCAGTTACAATGACAGCCTTTTCTATGTCATTGAAGGAGCTTTAACTTACTCCCAGGCTGAGGCGGATGCCAATATCCGCGGTGGGCGTGTCGCTTCTTTCCTAGACGGTAGTGAATATACGGATTTCGTGTTGCAGCTTCGTCAGGTAGTGAGTGGCAATTTCTGGATCAGCTTGACCGACTCTGTTACCGAGGGCTCCTGGATCTGGGGAGATGGGACTGCACTCAATTACAATAGATGGTATAGCGGTCAACCTGACGGCGGGATGTTTGAAAGCAATGTTGTCATCCTTTCAGATACTGCCAGTTGGGCTGACTCAAATTCCGAGTTCGTAGCAGACGGTTACATCTTCGAGTTTGTTGGGTTAAATCCGAATGAATCTGATACGGATGGAGATGGGCTTGAGGATGCTGAGGAGTTGAATACCCATTCAACCGATCCCCTCGGGTGGGATAGTGACCAAGATGGGTTGTCCGATGGAGATGAAGTGAATATTCATGGTTCCGACCCATTGTTAATCGATACAGATGAAGATGGATTGGATGACTACACGGAAGTAGTTGTTTATGCCTCAAACCCAAATTCTCAGGACAGCGACGGAGACGGATTTCTGGACAAGTTTGAGGTTGAGTCTGGATTTGATCCAACTTCAGACACCAGTGTCCCGGGTGCCTTCGCGGAAATTTACCCAGCGGTTGAGTTCACCTTTAACGCCGTGCTGGGCGTCACATACCAAATAGAGAAATCAACGGACTTGAATACATGGACTGTCCTCGAGGCCGGAATCCCTGGAAACGGGTCCTCCATATCGCGGTTCTATCAGTCCCGCACCGGGGACAAGCAGTTTTATCGGGCCGGACCCGAGGAATAG
- a CDS encoding DUF5011 domain-containing protein: MNPANRQLNWFTLLLCVVIGPLTFAQSVITQAEYFIGADPGEGNGTPLTLEGTGPLSSGISSISVPVALPAGTHDVNIRVMDSLGRWSTPLIRRFTVYPGDYTYPGNGEATVTNVVAAEYFIGGDPGPGAGIPMTIASTNGPAADLEDIVIDANLVDGTYEVGVRVQDSLGRWSTPALRRFTIYDGAFTHAGTVGDPIAPPMVAAEYFVDSDPGRGAGTPIALTETDGVAVTIASATIPADLSQGTHTVYLRVQDETGRWSRPMMRRYNLFPYAPIQAIEDSETGQPDREIPVNQVHVIEVGNSYSCDQSFTVFVGNQELTIAPRPFETPKSFFDRLLLAINQDPVLGLLVTAERTGNTQLTLSAIVPGLHPDNWIDTSVNLTSYLLTPGNIGSAERKIVAAEYFLDHEGPGGTGIPLAINTDFSGNASTFPDFSLGTTTLRPGSHSVGIRFQNAAGEWGAPIYRRFSIFSLENPTDTIGPEITLIGGTQIDWPLHQVPFVEPGFSASDNLEGDLTSEVLVLGSVNPEVPADYILQYIVSDLSGNVTTVERTVSVVYSGTPSITGTGTLTYTDPPSTIDLFIDLQASEPEFGDLSHSIELVTTNIDWFTPGSYQAEFHVQDPAGNTSTFLRTINLLENAVFYPSYEIWINGYGALYGALPEELLPGANPDGDNLLNFQEWEADTNPFDAYSTLVLDLERNGGFDLLAFHGQHRITYQLKVSTDLTNWSALGSPIFFEENCLMLMDRPLAGEGPAQFYRLDYVPRQPVFPEAP; the protein is encoded by the coding sequence ATGAATCCTGCGAACAGGCAGTTAAATTGGTTCACTTTGCTGCTTTGTGTGGTTATCGGACCGTTAACCTTTGCCCAATCCGTAATTACCCAGGCGGAGTATTTTATCGGCGCTGATCCAGGGGAGGGGAATGGCACGCCGCTGACTTTGGAAGGGACTGGACCGCTTTCCAGCGGGATCAGTTCGATCAGTGTCCCGGTTGCCCTCCCGGCGGGGACGCATGATGTAAACATCCGTGTAATGGATTCCCTGGGACGCTGGAGCACACCGTTGATTCGCAGGTTTACTGTCTACCCGGGTGACTACACCTATCCGGGCAATGGAGAGGCGACAGTGACAAATGTTGTCGCAGCCGAATATTTCATCGGAGGCGATCCTGGACCTGGTGCTGGCATTCCTATGACAATTGCTTCCACAAATGGTCCAGCCGCCGATCTTGAGGATATTGTCATTGATGCAAACCTTGTTGACGGAACCTACGAGGTTGGTGTCCGGGTACAGGATAGCCTTGGTCGATGGAGTACACCGGCACTCAGACGCTTCACCATATATGATGGAGCCTTCACGCATGCGGGTACGGTGGGAGATCCAATTGCCCCGCCGATGGTTGCGGCAGAGTATTTTGTGGATAGCGATCCCGGCCGCGGAGCCGGAACGCCCATTGCCTTAACCGAAACTGATGGTGTCGCGGTGACGATTGCGTCAGCGACAATTCCCGCAGATCTCTCTCAGGGTACTCACACGGTCTACTTGCGCGTCCAGGACGAGACTGGGCGCTGGAGCCGTCCCATGATGCGCCGGTATAATCTATTTCCCTACGCACCAATTCAGGCGATTGAGGACAGTGAAACGGGCCAGCCGGACAGAGAGATACCTGTGAATCAGGTACATGTTATCGAGGTCGGCAATTCCTACTCTTGCGACCAAAGCTTTACAGTATTCGTCGGGAACCAAGAGCTGACGATTGCTCCACGCCCTTTCGAGACGCCAAAGTCCTTTTTTGACAGGTTACTGCTGGCTATCAATCAGGATCCCGTCCTCGGCCTCCTGGTGACCGCAGAGAGGACCGGTAACACTCAGCTCACCCTGTCAGCCATTGTGCCTGGGCTGCATCCGGACAACTGGATTGATACCTCTGTCAACCTGACAAGTTACCTTCTGACCCCCGGCAATATTGGCAGCGCAGAGCGGAAAATTGTCGCTGCTGAATACTTCCTTGACCACGAAGGACCGGGAGGAACCGGCATACCTCTCGCGATCAATACTGACTTCTCTGGAAACGCCTCCACTTTTCCAGACTTCAGCCTTGGGACAACCACCCTCCGACCTGGCTCTCACAGTGTGGGAATCCGCTTTCAAAACGCCGCAGGAGAGTGGGGCGCCCCTATCTATCGGCGCTTCAGCATTTTCTCACTGGAGAATCCTACCGATACCATCGGACCGGAAATCACCCTGATCGGAGGAACACAAATCGACTGGCCATTGCATCAGGTCCCATTTGTGGAGCCGGGTTTTTCCGCATCCGATAACTTGGAGGGCGATTTGACCTCGGAAGTGCTTGTCCTCGGATCGGTCAATCCGGAAGTGCCGGCAGATTACATTCTGCAATATATCGTCAGCGACCTTTCGGGTAATGTCACCACGGTCGAGCGGACTGTCAGCGTCGTCTATTCCGGCACTCCCTCAATTACGGGAACCGGTACACTTACCTATACAGACCCGCCGTCAACTATTGACCTGTTTATCGATCTTCAGGCTTCAGAGCCCGAGTTTGGCGACTTGAGCCACAGTATAGAGTTGGTCACGACAAACATCGATTGGTTCACTCCTGGATCCTACCAGGCGGAATTCCATGTGCAGGACCCGGCAGGGAACACATCGACCTTCCTGAGAACAATTAACCTCCTCGAGAACGCCGTCTTCTATCCATCTTACGAAATTTGGATAAACGGCTATGGAGCACTCTACGGAGCCCTGCCGGAGGAACTTCTTCCGGGGGCAAATCCAGACGGTGACAACCTTCTCAATTTCCAGGAATGGGAGGCCGATACAAATCCCTTCGATGCCTATTCCACTCTGGTTCTTGATCTAGAACGCAATGGCGGCTTCGACCTCCTTGCTTTCCACGGACAGCACCGCATCACCTATCAGCTCAAAGTTTCCACCGACCTGACCAACTGGAGTGCTCTTGGTTCCCCGATCTTCTTTGAGGAGAATTGCCTCATGCTCATGGACCGCCCATTGGCGGGGGAGGGTCCGGCACAATTCTACCGGCTTGATTATGTCCCTCGTCAGCCAGTGTTCCCGGAGGCGCCCTAG
- a CDS encoding NosD domain-containing protein, with amino-acid sequence MKRILLVLLSWSLASVCASAATHAVLPGTSIQAKVDIAAPGDTIAIFGGTYQQTVNIDKALTVVPVSGEIVTIAGLVSVTDGQGVLIQNIDTDGTGISVSGTSSVSIQGGTHQSISQTGGELAVSSAEILGSFTASSAAQKTTAFRIVVGSAVNWAAQKAWLGYSEADRLYFSGTGTRAIIVGCTIDRASYPAISLSGSDNEYSIINNILRIYFNTSDYNKPAILVQSTGTSTVSNNYIQNAYPSARATGIYSPASTSINISNNIFHNFVFGVYEPFGISASNNLYWQVSTQVAGGVIQENPLAGDPLFIDNDPRTLQPDSPCINAGTDNPLYANRDGSRNTIGPTGGAWFDPDGWTTENPVVISFDLGPEVLLEGVDTEVLLSNGQAVSQP; translated from the coding sequence ATGAAACGAATACTCCTCGTTCTCCTCTCATGGTCGCTTGCCTCCGTCTGCGCGAGCGCCGCGACCCATGCCGTACTCCCCGGAACCTCAATCCAAGCCAAAGTAGACATTGCCGCCCCAGGCGATACGATTGCCATCTTTGGGGGGACTTATCAGCAAACTGTAAACATTGATAAGGCCCTGACCGTCGTCCCCGTGTCAGGGGAGATCGTGACGATTGCTGGACTTGTTTCTGTGACCGATGGGCAGGGAGTCCTGATTCAAAACATTGACACTGATGGAACAGGTATATCTGTGAGTGGCACATCGTCTGTCAGTATACAAGGAGGAACTCACCAGAGTATTAGTCAGACGGGAGGGGAATTGGCCGTTAGTTCAGCTGAGATATTGGGTTCTTTCACCGCCAGTAGTGCTGCACAAAAGACCACAGCCTTCCGGATTGTGGTTGGATCTGCAGTAAATTGGGCGGCGCAGAAAGCATGGCTGGGATATTCTGAAGCAGACCGTTTGTATTTCTCTGGTACTGGGACCAGAGCGATCATAGTCGGCTGTACGATTGATCGCGCCTCATACCCTGCTATTAGTCTATCGGGAAGCGACAATGAATACTCGATTATTAATAATATTTTACGGATTTATTTTAATACCTCCGATTATAACAAGCCTGCAATCTTGGTTCAAAGCACAGGTACTTCAACGGTTTCAAATAACTACATACAAAATGCATACCCTTCCGCCCGTGCTACAGGCATATACTCGCCAGCTTCCACCAGCATCAATATATCAAACAATATTTTCCATAATTTCGTTTTTGGAGTTTACGAACCCTTTGGCATCAGCGCCTCAAATAACCTTTATTGGCAAGTCTCCACGCAAGTCGCAGGCGGCGTAATTCAAGAGAACCCACTTGCCGGCGACCCCCTTTTTATAGACAACGACCCACGCACCCTCCAGCCTGACTCTCCCTGTATCAATGCCGGGACGGATAATCCCCTGTATGCGAATCGGGATGGTAGTCGCAATACGATTGGACCGACAGGTGGGGCTTGGTTTGATCCTGATGGCTGGACAACGGAGAATCCTGTTGTAATCAGCTTTGATCTTGGTCCGGAGGTGTTGCTTGAAGGTGTCGATACGGAAGTCCTGCTCAGCAACGGACAAGCCGTGAGCCAACCGTGA